The window CCGTCGCCCGATCCGTGGCCGACCTGGACGTCGTCCGCCGCCACACGAGTAGCGCTCAGGCCGCACACTGGTGCAACTCGGCTCAAACTGGTTCGGGTTGCGATTCCGGTTGCCGCGCTGGTGCGGTCCTCGGTTTCCACAGTGCGTTGGTCCTTACGTAGCCGTGGACCACTGAGGTCGTCACCAGCATGAAAAGTGGTCCGGACACCCACGGGTGCTTCGCGATCTCCAACGGTAGATAGCGATAAGACACCAAGAGCGCAGCGAAGACGGTTGCGCCGCAAGCGACCAGCTGGATCCCTGATCGATCCCAGCCGCGGTCGAGCGAACGCAGAGCTGCCTCGATCGTGAGCGTAAACACCACGCCGGCAATGAGATCCGCGCCGTAGTGGTAGCCAAATCCCAGCGTTGCGCAGAGCGTAGCTATCAGCCAGAACGTGCCTGCGAATCGCAGAAGCCGTGGACCCGTCCGGGAATGAATGAAGATCGCGGTAGCCCACGCCGTGTGCAGGCTGGGCATGCAGTTCCGTGGGGTGATCTCGTCGAACGGCATGTGGTGCGGGGTATTGATCGGCGGCGGCGTTTCCGGCCACAGGTCGGCCACCGCCCAGTGCTCGCTGGGCGGCGTTTCCGACCACAGGCTGACCGTCGCCCAGTGCTGGGCGCCGGTGCCGTAGGCGAAGATCGGTCCGACCACCGGGAAGATCATGTAGATGGCGGGCCCGAGGAGGCCGATCACCAGAAAGGTGCGCACCAGATGATGGCCCGGGAAGCGGCGCTCGACCGCCACGTTACGCAGTTGATAAAGCGCGACGATGACCGCGGCCACCGCGAGCTGACCGTAGACGATGTCGAGAAAATTGAAGCCGATCGGGCCGGTGGCCGTGACGATCCGGCCCACCAGCCACGACGGGTTGCCCAGCGCGTGATCGGCGGTTGCCACGTACTGGTCGAGCACCGCTGGGCGGGTCTTTGATGTGATGAGTAGCCAGGTGTCGCCGGTCTTGCGGCCGGCCACCAGCAGGAGGCCCAGCCCGACGCCCTTCAGCAGCAGGACACGTTCCGGGCCGGTACGGCGAGTGACAGCGATGACCGCATAGCCCAGAAGTACCCACAACGCACCGTTGCCGAAGGGGTGGCCGCCGGTCATCTTGGCGTCGACCGCCCACCGGACCACCAAGAAGGCGACGTCGATACCGATCGCGGCAGCAGCTGCGGTGAACCGTTGCCGCCAGGTGAGCACCACCATCATCAACGCCATACCGGCGTACAGCAGGAAGCCTGATTTGGGGGCGAATATCACCTCTCGCGCCTGGTTGGTGATCGGCCCCGGCAGGCCGTAGCGACGTGCGGCGATCTCCAGCGCGATCAGGAATCCGAGGGCCGCGACACCCGCAACGCCCCAGAGTCTCACCCGTGGTTGACGCCACACGGAGAACACTGTTCTGCTGCTTATTCGCGAAAAGGCCTGCGATGGTATATATCTCAATTTTCAGCCGATTTTCTATATTTTGATTAAAAGTCAGGGTGGATTCGCTTGCCACCTTCCGATCGGGCTGCCTTCTCCCTCACCAAAAGCAGCCCGCCCGACGGGCGAAGACGGAAAGAGCGCAGTCCGGGTTCCGCCTCGTTCATGATGCGGCGTGGGACGCGTCGCCCGATCGTTGGCTCCGGCTCGGCGAGGGGAACACGGATCCTGAGTTGTCGACGTCGACGTCCCGCCGGCGTATCCCTACAGCCTCAGCGAGCCCGTCGCCCTGGATGTCCCGTCATCCGGACTACCGTGAACAGTGGCGGCCGCACCAGATGCGCACCAGGTTCGAGTGCTGATCGATCAGCGCGGCACGCTCGGAGGACTGCCCGGCGCGGACCATCGTGTCCTTCAGCGTGGTGCCCGACACAGCTCGTCGGTCGTGGCGGAGAGACGGCACTCCTTACCCATTGCAGCGCGTGGTCCTTGAAGTTGACTGCCCCGGCATCCGGGGCCTGCCAGCCCCCTGCCGAACGTCGGTCTGCTGTTCCGCGAGCCAACAGCATCCCGCGTCGTCTCGAAAGTGTGCGGGGCCGGACGGTCGATGCCATCGGGGCCGAGGTAGCGAGCCTGGTACCGGCCTGACGGCAGCCTTCGGATGCGGCCGAAGCGCCGCTTCTTCTTCGCCATCAAGGTTCCACGTGGGCCGAAGGCGGACGGGACGGAAGCTGGGGTGAGTGGTGGGTCGGGGTCGCAGCCAGGTGCGGATTACCTTCGAGCTGTAGCCCTTGTCGCCGACGACGTGATCGGGCCTGACGCGCGGGCGCTCAGTCGAGGACCGCGAGGTGGTCGGCGGCGCCTCCGTGCCACTCGATCATGAAGAGGGTGGCGTCGTCGCTGGTGCACCCGCGCCGTTCCCACTTCAGTGTGTGGGAGAGCCGGCGCAGATCCGCCCGCAGCCCCTGCGACGGCTCCTCCCCCAGGCGGTTCACGCAGCGGATGAGGCGTTCCTCGCCGAACTGCTCCCCGTTGTTGACGTGTTCCTCGATGATGCCGTCGGTGTAGCACAGCACCCGGTCGCCTTGCTGAAGCGTGTGCTCTCTGATCCGGGGCTCCTCACCGCCGAAGCCGACGGGCAACGTCGTCGCGCTCTCCAGCTGCTGCACGACCCGGCCGTCGCGGATCAGCAGCGGCGCGGGGTGGCCCGCGTTGACCAGTTGCATCTCACCGGTGGCGATGTTCACATGCATCAGCTGCGCTGTGACGAAGTGGTCCGGCCCGAACTGCCGCGAGATGGCATCGTCCATCAACGCGTACTTCTCGGCCAGACTGACGAAGACGCGCCGGGCATGACGGTAGGCGCCGATGGCCACGGTCGCCATCGTGGCAGCGTCCAGGCCGTGGCCCATCGCGTCGATCACGGCCACATGCAGGATGTTGTCGTTGAGGGCGTAGTCGAAGCTGTCGCCGGCGATGCGGTAGGCGGGCTCCAGGATGCCGGCCACCTCGACCTGCGGCACGGACATCGACATCGGCGGCAGCAGGCTCCACTGGATCTCCGCGGACACGCTCATCGGCTCACGGCGCCGGGCCCGGGAGAACTGGTCGGTGTAGGCGCCCTTGGTGACCAGCATGTCGGCGACCAGGCCGGAGAGCCGACTCAGCAGCCGCCGGTCGTCGTCACCGACGGCGTCCAGAGTGAGGGCCATCACGCCCACCGTGTCGCTGCCGTCCAGCAGCGGCAGGTACATCCGGACGCCCGAGGGGGCTTGCGGCACCTCGACGACGCCCCCGCGCAGGAACGCCCGGCCGGCGGGGGAATCAATGATCGGCTCGGGCTGGCTGACGTGCAGTTTCCTGCCCGGCAGCGACACCAGCAGCTCCTGCGCGTAGTCCTGGAGCAGGATGGAGACGTCACGACCTCCGATCCTGGCAACCTCCTCCGCGACCAGCGGGACGATCAATTGCGGCGGCAGCAGCCGTGCCCTGTCCAGCAGCAGACCGAGCAGCCGCTCGCCAAAGCCCTCCGACCGATCCACGCTCTCCTCGCCCATGGCCGGAATGCCACCTCCTTCCTGCCACCGCCCCGGTCACCGCCTCCGCACAACGTGACCGGATACGCCCGCCCGATCGGCTCATTACGCCAAGCGCGGCATGTCGGCCCACGTCGTCGGCGGTCCGCGGTTCACTCGGAGCTATGAACAAGGCTGGGCAACCCCGAAGCCTCCCGCACTCCGGCAGAGCTCTACGCTGACCTCCTGAACAGCGGTGATGCACTCACTGACCACTTGAGTCCGCCATGGTTTCCGGCGAGTCGGCGTGC is drawn from Streptomyces sp. NBC_01717 and contains these coding sequences:
- a CDS encoding phosphatase PAP2 family protein translates to MWRQPRVRLWGVAGVAALGFLIALEIAARRYGLPGPITNQAREVIFAPKSGFLLYAGMALMMVVLTWRQRFTAAAAAIGIDVAFLVVRWAVDAKMTGGHPFGNGALWVLLGYAVIAVTRRTGPERVLLLKGVGLGLLLVAGRKTGDTWLLITSKTRPAVLDQYVATADHALGNPSWLVGRIVTATGPIGFNFLDIVYGQLAVAAVIVALYQLRNVAVERRFPGHHLVRTFLVIGLLGPAIYMIFPVVGPIFAYGTGAQHWATVSLWSETPPSEHWAVADLWPETPPPINTPHHMPFDEITPRNCMPSLHTAWATAIFIHSRTGPRLLRFAGTFWLIATLCATLGFGYHYGADLIAGVVFTLTIEAALRSLDRGWDRSGIQLVACGATVFAALLVSYRYLPLEIAKHPWVSGPLFMLVTTSVVHGYVRTNALWKPRTAPARQPESQPEPV
- a CDS encoding PP2C family protein-serine/threonine phosphatase, which codes for MGEESVDRSEGFGERLLGLLLDRARLLPPQLIVPLVAEEVARIGGRDVSILLQDYAQELLVSLPGRKLHVSQPEPIIDSPAGRAFLRGGVVEVPQAPSGVRMYLPLLDGSDTVGVMALTLDAVGDDDRRLLSRLSGLVADMLVTKGAYTDQFSRARRREPMSVSAEIQWSLLPPMSMSVPQVEVAGILEPAYRIAGDSFDYALNDNILHVAVIDAMGHGLDAATMATVAIGAYRHARRVFVSLAEKYALMDDAISRQFGPDHFVTAQLMHVNIATGEMQLVNAGHPAPLLIRDGRVVQQLESATTLPVGFGGEEPRIREHTLQQGDRVLCYTDGIIEEHVNNGEQFGEERLIRCVNRLGEEPSQGLRADLRRLSHTLKWERRGCTSDDATLFMIEWHGGAADHLAVLD